The segment AGATCAGGCTCTCGCTCTTTGCTCCGACTCTCTGATTCTCGTCCAATATAAACCTGTCCATGGCAGAACATAAACTGATTTTGACGTCAGTGTTTTCCACccacctctccctgggctgccaccttatcgtggtggaggggtttgagtgtcccaatgatcctaggagctatgctgtcaggggcttcatgcccctagtagggtcacccaaggcagacaggtcctaggtgaggggcccgacgaagtgcagcccaaagaccccttatgatgaatacaaatattggacacagtgttccctcgcccggNNNNNNNNNNNNNNNNNNNNNNNNNNNNNNNNNNNNNNNNNNNNNNNNNNNNNNNNNNNNNNNNNNNNNNNNNNNNNNNNNNNNNNNNNNNNNNNNNNNNNNNNNNNNNNNNNNNNNNNNNNNNNNNNNNNNNNNNNNNNNNNNNNNNNNNNNNNNNNNNNNNNNNNNNNNNNNNNNNNNNNNNNNNNNNNNNNNNNNNNNNNNNNNNNNNNNNNNNNNNNNNNNNNNNNNNNNNNNNNNNNNNNNNNNNNNNNNNNNNNNNNNNNNNNNNNNNNNNNNNNNNNNNNNNNNNNNNNNNNNNNNNNNNNNNNNNNNNNNNNNNNNNNNNNNNNNNNNNNNNNNNNNNNNNNNNNNNNNNNNNNNNNNNNNNNNNNNNNNNNNNNNNNNNNNNNNNNNNNNNNNNNNNNNNNNNNNNNNNNNNNNNNNNNNNNNNNNNNNNNNNNNNNNNNNNNNNNNNNNNNNNNNNNNNNNNNNNNNNNNNNNNNNNNNNNNNNNNNNNNNNNNNNNNNNNNNNNNNNNNNNNNNNNNNNNNNNNNNNNNNNNNNNNNNNNNNNNNNNNNNNNNNNNNNNNNNNNNNNNNNNNNNNNNNNNNNNNNNNNNNNNNNNNNNNNNNNNNNNNNNNNNNNNNNNNNNNNNNNNNNNNNNNNNNNNNNNNNNNNNNNNNNNNNNNNNNNNNNNNNNNNNNNNNNNNNNNNNNNNNNNNNNNNNNNNNNNNNNNNNNNNNNNNNNNNNNNNNNNNNNNNNNNNNNNNNNNNNNNNNNNNNNNNNNNNNNNNNNNNNNNNNNNNNNNNNNNNNNNNNNNNNNNNNNNNNNNNNNNNNNNNNNNNNNNNNNNNNNNNNNNNNNNNNNNNNNNNNNNNNNNNNNNNNNNNNNNNNNNNNNNNNNNNNNNNNNNNNNNNNNNNNNNNNNNNNNNNNNNNNNNNNNNNNNNNNNNNNNNNNNNNNNNNNNNNNNNNNNNNNNNNNNNNNNNNNNNNNNNNNNNNNNNNNNNNNNNNNNNNNNNNNNNNNNNNNNNNNNNNNNNNNNNNNNNNNNNNNNNNNNNNNNNNNNNNNNNNNNNNNNNNNNNNNNNNNNNNNNNNNNNNNNNNNNNNNNNNNNNNNNNNNNNNNNNNNNNNNNNNNNNNNNNNNNNNNNNNNNNNNNNNNNNNNNNNNNNNNNNNNNNNNNNNNNNNNNNNNNNNNNNNNNNNNNNNNNNNNNNNNNNNNNNNNNNNNNNNNNNNNNNNNNNNNNNNNNNNNNNNNNNNNNNNNNNNNNNNNNNNNNNNNNNNNNNNNNNNNNNNNNNNNNNNNNNNNNNNNNNNNNNNNNNNNNNNNNNNNNNNNNNNNNNNNNNNNNNNNNNNNNNNNNNNNNNNNNNNNNNNNNNNNNNNNNNNNNNNNNNNNNNNNNNNNNNNNNNNNNNNNNNNNNNNNNNNNNNNNNNNNNNNNNNNNNNNNNNNNNNNNNNNNNNNNNNNNNNNNNNNNNNNNNNNNNNNNNNNNNNNNNNNNNNNNNNNNNNNNNNNNNNNNNNNNNNNNNNNNNNNNNNNNNNNNNNNNNNNNNNNNNNNNNNNNNNNNNNNNNNNNNNNNNNNNNNNNNNNNNNNNNNNNNNNNNNNNNNNNNNNNNNNNNNNNNNNNNNNNNNNNNNNNNNNNNNNNNNNNNNNNNNNNNNNNNNNNNNNNNNNNNNNNNNNNNNNNNNNNNNNNNNNNNNNNNNNNNNNNNNNNNNNNNNNNNNNNNNNNNNNNNNNNNNNNNNNNNNNNNNNNNNNNNNNNNNNNNNNNNNNNNNNNNNNNNNNNNNNNNNNNNNNNNNNNNNNNNNNNNNNNNNNNNNNNNNNNNNNNNNNNNNNNNNNNNNNNNNNNNNNNNNNNNNNNNNNNNNNNNNNNNNNNNNNNNNNNNNNNNNNNNNNNNNNNNNNNNNNNNNNNNNNNNNNNNNNNNNNNNNNNNNNNNNNNNNNNNNNNNNNNNNNNNNNNNNNNNNNNNNNNNNNNNNNNNNNNNNNNNNNNNNNNNNNNNNNNNNNNNNNNNNNNNNNNNNNNNNNNNNNNNNNNNNNNNNNNNNNNNNNNNNNNNNNNNNNNNNNNNNNNNNNNNNNNNNNNNNNNNNNNNNNNNNNNNNNNNNNNNNNNNNNNNNNNNNNNNNNNNNNNNNNNNNNNNNNNNNNNNNNNNNNNNNNNNNNNNNNNNNNNNNNNNNNNNNNNNNNNNNNNNNNNNNNNNNNNNNNNNNNNNNNNNNNNNNNNNNNNNNNNNNNNNNNNNNNNNNNNNNNNNNNNNNNNNNNNNNNNNNNNNNNNNNNNNNNNNNNNNNNNNNNNNNNNNNNNNNNNNNNNNNNNNNNNNNNNNNNNNNNNNNNNNNNNNNNNNNNNNNNNNNNNNNNNNNNNNNNNNNNNNNNNNNNNNNNNNNNNNNNNNNNNNNNNNNNNNNNNNNNNNNNNNNNNNNNNNNNNNNNNNNNNNNNNNNNNNNNNNNNNNNNNNNNNNNNNNNNNNNNNNNNNNNNNNNNNNNNNNNNNNNNNNNNNNNNNNNNNNNNNNNNNNNNNNNNNNNNNNNNNNNNNNNNNNNNNNNNNNNNNNNNNNNNNNNNNNNNNNNNNNNNNNNNNNNNNNNNNNNNNNNNNNNNNNNNNNNNNNNNNNNNNNNNNNNNNNNNNNNNNNNNNNNNNNNNNNNNNNNNNNNNNNNNNNNNNNNNNNNNNNNNNNNNNNNNNNNNNNNNNNNNNNNNNNNNNNNNNNNNNNNNNNNNNNNNNNNNNNNNNNNNNNNNNNNNNNNNNNNNNNNNNNNNNNNNNNNNNNNNNNNNNNNNNNNNNNNNNNNNNNNNNNNNNNNNNNNNNNNNNNNNNNNNNNNNNNNNNNNNNNNNNNNNNNNNNNNNNNNNNNNNNNNNNNNNNNNNNNNNNNNNNNNNNNNNNNNNNNNNNNNNNNNNNNNNNNNNNNNNNNNNNNNNNNNNNNNNNNNNNNNNNNNNNNNNNNNNNNNNNNNNNNNNNNNNNNNNNNNNNNNNNNNNNNNNNNNNNNNNNNNNNNNNNNNNNNNNNNNNNNNNNaggatgcctcctggacgcctccgtggtgaggtgttctgggcacgtcccaccgggaggaggcccagaggaagacccaggacacgctggagggattatgtttctcggctggcctgggaacgccttgggattcccccggaggagctggcccaagtggctggggagagggaagtctgggtctccctgcttaggctgctgcccccgcgacccgaccccggataagcggaagacaatggatgaatggatggatggatgttttccACCCAAACTTCACCTCCCACACTGTGGGCAGAAAGTCCCCGACACCTCCACAGAGTTTTCCGGTAAAGAAAAGCTCAGCTGATTCTGTGGTTAGTAGATTTTCTGTCCATTTATCTTATTTGCATTTCAGTGCAGGGTTAGAGTTAGTGGAGAGGTTTTcaggaaaagaaggaaaaatggcttttttatttatacactCAAATTAACAGATATATTACTGTAAGCTGAAATCATCACTCTAATGTATATTTCCAGAATTTGcttctaaactaaaaaaaaagagagaaataaactgttttaaagaaatgcatataaCTTTAGCATTTACTGAATATTTTAATGTCTTCTAGGGTGCTCATGATCATTAACTTTTTTACTGATTGCAATAGAAACGCTTATTAATAACagcttgtttgtatttttattctacTATTATTTATGAGCTTGTGGTGCTGACACCTCCCACGTTTTTTATGCAAattgacaaacatttttaatttggtacaaaccaaaaataaaatttaaaaagtacagcAGATGCTGTGTTCCTGTATGCAAATAAACTTGTGGAACTGCTATTTTAGAGACAAAGGAGGATCAATGAAACGCAGTCAGTGAAACAATGATTTCACCTTTGGGGAAGACCAGGAGACACGAGGATTTGCTGTAGGAATAATCATCATTTTATTCAATGCTTTCATAAACATCTCATGGAGCCTCAGTAAATATAGTTTCTTCTGtgtctctttgtctgttttattaaacttatcAAATATAagtgttaaagcagagaaacatggaaACATGCAGAATGCTCTGGGAGGAACAGGGTTGGGAAACACTGCTAGGCTAATGTGTTAGTCTTGAATGTGttatttttcaataaacaaaatgataatGTGGATTCTGTATAAGAGTAAAGTTTTGcatgtgccttttttttagctagcattcaaatataaaccaaacagattagaaaaactgaaattaatgataaaataaaagcaagaactataaatgcacacacaaaaacaaacagctctgtCTCCTTTTAATGAACTACTCAATCCTCATGACTCAGTTTCCCCTTTCATGCAAATATGTGCAATGATGTCAGTAAAGATGTTCACAAGATCTTATCTCGGCTGTTTTTAGCTACATATAGTAAAAAGAGTGTGGCCTTTTTCAAACACTGTCCTGTACTCGTCTGCAGCACCATATGTTTTCCACTGATCATCAGCTGGTATTGATTTACATAAAGATGTCAGTAAGCATCACACTGAGTTTTCTGTATCGTGAACAAGGGGAATTTTTAGTGCAACCCGTCAAGAAACAGAGCATCATATCTACGCATCCGTTTTTAGTGACATATGTGTAAAAAGTTATTTGCGTTACGCTTTTACCTTTATGAAAGGTTGCATTAGTTATTTAGGCAGCAGTGGAAATGAAGTCATTTTCAGCTACACCCTAAATAGGACAAACTCAGCTAAAATAGGCCAAATAAGGGTGGAGCATCAAACTTCCTTAAACGTTTGTGGCTACTCCCTTAAACTGATCTTTCACATCTATGAAAAAAAGGTTGCAGACCAATTAAAAGTGCTCATCGCAAAgcacaaaatcaaacattatcctgaactatatgtCAAATGGTGCCGTTTAAAAGAGTTCACACCTGTAGTTTTCCTGATATATTGATATACAATTCTGTAATGAGGGTCCACActtgtgtaaacaaaacactctgcTAAATCCATGGTTTGAGTCACATGAATAACCTACACTGGGCTGGCTGTGATCTGTGTAGGTAAATAAATACGGTGAATTCGAACAAGCGTAGAATCTTGGAGAAGAAGTTTAGGTGCAAATATAAGAGTCAAACTGCTACGAAAggcaaaagaaaaggaaagaacaaGCAGGACagctgtcaagaataaatattgaGGACCAAGCCCGGAGGTGGAGTGCCATAAAGGCAGAGCTTggcattaaaacaattattattattattattattattagtggtagtagtagtagtagtagtagtagtagcattgttgttgtatttgtaattattatgTTGGCCGGCAGAGGGCGCGCTGTagtttttctcccttttttctctttccggTGGCACTTCCGGGTTCTAATGTTTACAACTGGTTCCAGCTTTTAAACCACATAATTTTGACGTTCTTTTGTTACAGCAAAGACAACATGTCCTCCATCTGTTAGGATCTGTGCACATTCACGGTAGGCTCTGCTCGAAGAtaacatattttataacataaaCGTGCAGTTTTTTTAACCGAACATCGTAAACTCATTCAAGCTAACGAGGCTATCCAGCTaacgtttgttttttcaacaCTAATAAAGATAATTTAGTTGAGATGGAAAATGTCTCAGacggttttgtgtgtttgttaaatttgaataaagctctgctttaattattaatattctaatatttatttatctgttatttttgtgtcagtgaaTGAGTCTCCAAAGTGCTTCGCAAAGAAAAAACGATAAATTTCCTTTAAGATAATTCGTTCCTCAACCAGTTTAACCCCCCACAACCTCACCCCTAATTTCTTTTATTGCACAtatgaaaaatgtttaagacAGCAAgttgacaaataaaattaaaatatattttactagtaaatgaaccattttttgtctttagtgtGCAGAGcattatctaaaataaaaataaaaaactgtacaAGTGGAGGTCTAAAGAAATTGTTAACTGAGAAACATTcatattaataaataagttatttatAGAGCTAGAAtatcaacaataaaaatgacttaaaattaGTCTTAAGTTCTTGATTTATAATAGTACAATAATAGTTTTGACGCATTTTTAAGAAACTACATAATTTCTTTCTGTTATAAATGAGTACACAAACTTGTTTTCTTCGAAGATTAACTCTTGTTAAAAGAACAGTTTGAGCTAAATTATTACCAGTGATAAAATAATGCGTTGTGTTCACAAGAATAAGTTGAGCACAGAAAAACTTTCAGAACTTTGTGgcttattctgtttatttatttatttatttatgtggcaCAGGCAGCAGAGCATCATTCACAAGATCAGCTGCCGACggtccaacaacaaaaaaaacatgaagaagaaaATCAGGCGTCTCAGGACTTCAGAAGGCACGCGACAAACCGGCAGGGTACAAACTGCAGCGGATGCAAGTGAAGAGAAAATGCCGTTTGGCAACAGAGGAAAACTGTGGAAGACTGTTCCCCCGACTCCTGGCAGCGTTTGTCATGACGgttcagaaacagagaaagcagCGGACTCGGACTTCAGTGTGAACAGAACAGATAACCCACAGAAACATCCAGAGAACAAGTCCAAGTCTTCAGGTGAGTGGCTCAGAGTGAAGGGTTGTTCAAGCATTCAAGCATGAACTTCAGAGCTGCAAATTAAAGCGAAAGAAGAACTACATCaatactgtatgttttattttagaattcaatttaaaagttttaaaatttagaGCTTTGCATGGTCTCCACACACCGTCTTGCAGATTCAGGTCATCAGGTCATCTGGTCAGAGGTTGTTGATAATACCCCGCTCCCATTTCAAATCTCGAGGGGATTAGTCGGTCCAAGCAGCGTATGATATAGATagtgaaaaagtattttttagtaCAATTTTTAAAACGCACATCAAACTTGATCATGTTGTCcaaggtttttaaaattaaatcaaagtatctgaaattctgaaaaaactaaattctgCTCCGTCTCCCCACAGGCAGGCTGTCCACTGCCGTCTGTCGGCTTTGCCATGGGAAGTTCTCCCCGCGCAGCCTGCGGCACGCCTTCAACAAGTGGCCTCAGAATTCTCTGGAAATGGTTGACGATTCCGACTCCGCCACCCGGTCCTCACTTTTGTTTCATACGGACTTCCAGCGGTTGGTTGGGGTCCAACTAAACCGCGACCCCCAGCTCTCAGAGTTTATCTGCAAAAAATGCTTCACAAAGTTCTACAAGTGCCACGGCATCCTGATCAGGTTTCTGCAGAGAGTCAACCTCCCGCCTGTCAGAAAGGAGAACCTACAAAGTCGGTGAGTTGTGGAAAACTCCCGAGAGGATCTTTAgaagtcattatttattgaaGAAGCTCCAAAACCGCaaccaactttttttgttttgttttttaggaagAATGCAAAGTGTCCAGAGTCCTCAACAAACCATAATTcaacaagtaaataaaacttttgttgtttatttacagaaattacCTGCTTGTGTACTCTctgaacaatttttttatttttcattttagcatCATCATATTTCACATCAGACCCTAAGTGCCTCCAAAGCCTGGTGACCTGGACTCACCGTCACGGAGAGGCCTGCCGTTCCTGCCCTGACCTGAAGGAGGTGCTGGAGGGCCAGTGTTGGGGCTCCATGAAGGCTGTGTGGGGCTGTGTCGATGGCCACAGATACGTCATGGACGCTCAGTGCACCTCTGCTTCCTACTCAGACAACGCAGTGAACTCCAGCAGCGGAGCTTTGAGAAGCGGGAACGGTGACGGGGTAatgtcagaggaggaggagcgggagcaggaggatgaagaagatgaggaagaagagccAAGTAGCAATGAAAGGACATCAGTGGGAAGCTTAAGCACCCTGGTTCAGCAAACTCTGTCTTCAGACGCAGTAAAGATACAGAACTCAGCGCAGGATGAGTGGACCGGCAGCAGTGAaggtaaaattattttaaactcatCAGAGGGTCTGAGAAGCATCCACTGCAGAAAACACCACTTTCAGACCGACACAGTAACACAGAGTTGATCCTCTCAGGTGGACGTGTTTCTGTTGAAGGGTTTCCATTCAGGAATCTGGGGAGGACTGAGCTGTCAGCCAGAAAAcactgtttatgtttatgttcagTGAAGCAATCCGACAAAACAGACATGACGCAGACACAGTACCACATTTGATAAAAGACAGAATTATTTTATAGCTGTGTTGCTAACTCCAGTTCTTTTTATTCACAATCTAATTCTTCTGATCCTTTCTGTAATGACTGGAGGTTTCGTTTGTGTTACTTTTGGATTAATGACCAGGATGAAATTCATGTGGCTTCAcaagtattattttatttcatttcagtttcatttcttgagcaaatttctgttttcattgaaTATAGAGACGTGTAGTTGGGATaccttaaattataaaaaaaatgtttgtggcatttatgttgctgtttaaaacatgcagtaGTGAAGAGTTCAtgacttctgctttttcttagaaaagaaaatcaagtgTATAAATTTGCCAAATTTGTCCACATCAagcctgatttatttatttattcttagaCATTTGAAGGATGTTAGGATTGATGAACAAGAACAATTTAAAATCCATTCCCTAAACTATCTCCATCTGGCCTTGatggactgaaataaaaacaaagaaaatctaataaaaat is part of the Kryptolebias marmoratus isolate JLee-2015 linkage group LG11, ASM164957v2, whole genome shotgun sequence genome and harbors:
- the znf276 gene encoding zinc finger protein 276 isoform X2 yields the protein MKKKIRRLRTSEGTRQTGRVQTAADASEEKMPFGNRGKLWKTVPPTPGSVCHDGSETEKAADSDFSVNRTDNPQKHPENKSKSSGRLSTAVCRLCHGKFSPRSLRHAFNKWPQNSLEMVDDSDSATRSSLLFHTDFQRLVGVQLNRDPQLSEFICKKCFTKFYKCHGILIRFLQRVNLPPVRKENLQSRKNAKCPESSTNHNSTTSSYFTSDPKCLQSLVTWTHRHGEACRSCPDLKEVLEGQCWGSMKAVWGCVDGHRYVMDAQCTSASYSDNAVNSSSGALRSGNGDGVMSEEEEREQEDEEDEEEEPSSNERTSVGSLSTLVQQTLSSDAVKIQNSAQDEWTGSSEDFPGQETMSPVPAPLQDRTADSDLSDRGISEDEFEENRGGGGGLLDEEEFEPYSDKRARRLNVVNKRRQSPKTPEEPRVRKKPGPKPGWKNKFKPKGEELPNIYKCPYQGCTAVYRAPDGLKKHIKEHHEDMRERPCPHPGCNKVFMIDRYLQRHVKLIHTEERNYICDQCGQTFKQRKHLSVHQMRHSGAKPLQCEVCGFQCRQRASLKYHMTKHKAEADLEFECLTCRKRFEKAHNLNVHMSMVHPLTQAEAQRGGGQQQQQYADLQTIGLTGEVVQQDQDR
- the znf276 gene encoding zinc finger protein 276 isoform X1, producing MKKKIRRLRTSEGTRQTGRVQTAADASEEKMPFGNRGKLWKTVPPTPGSVCHDGSETEKAADSDFSVNRTDNPQKHPENKSKSSGRLSTAVCRLCHGKFSPRSLRHAFNKWPQNSLEMVDDSDSATRSSLLFHTDFQRLVGVQLNRDPQLSEFICKKCFTKFYKCHGILIRFLQRVNLPPVRKENLQSRKNAKCPESSTNHNSTTSSYFTSDPKCLQSLVTWTHRHGEACRSCPDLKEVLEGQCWGSMKAVWGCVDGHRYVMDAQCTSASYSDNAVNSSSGALRSGNGDGVMSEEEEREQEDEEDEEEEPSSNERTSVGSLSTLVQQTLSSDAVKIQNSAQDEWTGSSEVSPSFPDFPGQETMSPVPAPLQDRTADSDLSDRGISEDEFEENRGGGGGLLDEEEFEPYSDKRARRLNVVNKRRQSPKTPEEPRVRKKPGPKPGWKNKFKPKGEELPNIYKCPYQGCTAVYRAPDGLKKHIKEHHEDMRERPCPHPGCNKVFMIDRYLQRHVKLIHTEERNYICDQCGQTFKQRKHLSVHQMRHSGAKPLQCEVCGFQCRQRASLKYHMTKHKAEADLEFECLTCRKRFEKAHNLNVHMSMVHPLTQAEAQRGGGQQQQQYADLQTIGLTGEVVQQDQDR